A window of Calonectris borealis chromosome 3, bCalBor7.hap1.2, whole genome shotgun sequence contains these coding sequences:
- the MCFD2 gene encoding multiple coagulation factor deficiency protein 2, with protein MMSTRIFRIRLLFCFLAAFFIFALAEEHLGESQHANIRLDKNLVQDKDHIMEHLEGVIEKPESEMSPQELQLHYFKMHDYDGNNLLDGLELATAISHVHKEEGGEHTQAMKEEELISLIDDVLRDDDKNNDGYIDYAEFAKSLE; from the exons ATGATGTCCACGAGGATTTTTAGAATACGTCTGCTGTTCTGCTTTCTGGCTGCATTCTTCATCTTTGCCCTAGCTGAGGAACACTTAGGAGAGAGTCAACATGCAAATATTCGCCTTGACAAGAACTTGGTACAAGATAAAGA ccACATCATGGAACATTTGGAAGGTGTTATTGAGAAACCAGAATCTGAGATGTCTCCACAAGAGTTGCAGCTTCATTACTTCAAAATGCACGATTATGATGGCAATAATTTGCTAGATGGGTTAGAGCTTGCTACTGCTATATCACATGTCCACAAAGAG gAAGGTGGTGAGCATACCCAGGCAATGAAAGAAGAAGAGCTCATTAGTCTAATAGATGATGTCTTAAGAGATGATGATAAGAACAATGATGGATACATTGACTATGCAGAATTTGCAAAATCACTGGAATAA